Proteins from one Puntigrus tetrazona isolate hp1 chromosome 10, ASM1883169v1, whole genome shotgun sequence genomic window:
- the sh2d3ca gene encoding SH2 domain-containing protein 3C isoform X3 has protein sequence MTERCSLWSALSAAACCFYRGSFMQVQFSKEKYLLESPPEKLRKELEDELKLSSSDMRSHGWYHGHIPREASETLVLRSGDFLVRDSLSTVGDYVLTCRWQQEVIHCRISKVLVKGGQTKIQYMLEHETFDSVPALVRHHAGTGRPVCPRTGAQLLCPVNRTLPLRYLEATFALAGGRPGSTHSPSTQRGAHIKRRSVTMTDGLTTEKIIPHSATQSTEPDEPQTVEPEVKPAEGSSCPSTLHHKDAMRNCAMSMDQIQEYRCPLSPVGETPLSPAYSSISRHRHGSGGRVLAVIPPSPVMRRSSDPHLSPSSSNNNLPCSDATPCTHSTPAHGYPSESSEPGGSYCELRPGQAPIPPCKSYVERLRVEEGQTPGSGAPDGLESFMLPLVETSSSFKPGKYQSALLPAENKPLEMSVLKRVKELLAEVDPKTAAKHITKADCTVARILGVTKEMQRMMGVSSGLELLTLPHGHQLRLDLLERFYTMSIMMAVDLLGCTGSTEERAALLHKTIQLAAELKSNMGNMYGFAAVMRALELPQISRLEQTWITLRQRHTEGAILYEKKLKPFLKAMNDGKETCVLSNTSFPHVVPVLSLLERGVAAGEALESWESVESGVDVVMSHLEAARTIAHHGGLYRTNAESKLQDFQEQKEVLEIFCTEFQMRLLWGSRGSEGSQSERYEKFDKVLTALSHKLEPPVRHSEL, from the exons TTCTCCAAGGAGAAGTACCTGCTGGAGTCGCCCCCGGAGAAGCTCAGGAAGGAGCTGGAGGACGAGCTCAAACTCAGTAGCAGTGACATGAGGAGCCACGGCTGGTACCATGGCCATATTCCACGAGAG GCTTCAGAAACGTTGGTTCTGCGTAGCGGTGACTTCCTCGTGCGGGACTCCCTGTCGACCGTGGGAGACTACGTCCTCACGTGTCGCTGGCAGCAGGAAGTCATCCACTGTCGGATCAGCAAAGTCCTGGTCAAAGGCGGGCAAACCAAAATCCAGTACATGCTGGAGCACGAGACCTTCGACTCTGTCCCCGCGCTGGTCAGGCACCATGCTGGCACGGGGCGGCCCGTGTGCCCTCGCACCGGAGCCCAGCTGCTGTGTCCGGTCAACCGCACGCTGCCGCTCAGGTACCTGGAGGCCACGTTTGCTTTGGCCGGTGGGAGACCGGGGTCTACACATTCACCATCGACCCAGAGGGGGGCGCACATCAAGAGACGAAGCGTTACCATGACGGATGGACTGACCACGGAGAAGATCATTCCTCACAG TGCGACCCAGTCTACAGAGCCAGATGAGCCCCAGACAGTCGAGCCAGAGGTGAAACCAGCGGAGGGCAGCAGctg CCCTTCTACGTTGCACCATAAGGATGCCATGAGGAACTGCGCCATGAGCATGGATCAGATCCAAGAGTACCGCTGCCCGCTGTCTCCTGTGGGAGAAACACCTCTTTCACCTGCCTACAGCTCCA TCTCCCGTCACAGGCATGGCTCGGGAGGGCGTGTCCTCGCTGTGATCCCGCCTTCTCCGGTGATGCGGCGCTCCAGCGACCCCCATCTCTCGCCGTCCTCCTCCAATAACAACCTTCCCTGCTCAGACGCGACCCCCTGCACTCACTCCACGCCGGCTCACGGTTACCCGTCCGAGAGTTCGGAGCCGGGCGGCAGCTACTGCGAGCTGAGACCCGGTCAAGCCCCCATTCCTCCTTGCAAGAGCTACGTGGAGAGGCTGAGGGTGGAGGAGGGCCAAACCCCCGGCTCCGGAGCCCCAGATGGGCTGGAGAGCTTCATGCTCCCCCTGGTGGAGACCAGCTCCTCCTTCAAGCCTGGGAAATACCAGTCCGCTCTGCTGCCAGCCGAGAATAAACCTCTGGAGATGAGCGTGTTGAAGAGGGTGAAGGAGCTGCTGGCCGAGGTGGATCCCAAAACAGCCGCCAAGCACATCACCAAGGCAGACTGCACG GTTGCTAGGATACTGGGCGTTACCAAGGAGATGCAGAGGATGATGGGAGTGAGCTCGGGGCTGGAGCTGCTGACTCTTCCGCATGGACACCAGCTAAGACTGGATCTGCTGGAGAG GTTTTACACCATGTCTATAATGATGGCGGTGGATTTGTTGGGTTGCACGGGCAGCACAGAGGAGAGAGCAGCCCTCCTGCATAAAACCATCCAGCTGGCTGCTGAACTCAAGAGCAACATGGGCAACATGTACGGATTCGCCGCCGTCATGAGAGCCCTGGAGCTGCCGCAG ATCTCACGGCTGGAGCAGACGTGGATCACACTgcgacagagacacacagaaggTGCAATCCTCTATGAGAAAAAGCTCAAGCCGTTCCTGAAGGCCATGAATGATGGGAAAG AGACCTGTGTGCTCTCAAACACGTCTTTCCCTCACGTGGTGCCGGTGTTGTCGCTGCTGGAGCGTGGCGTAGCTGCTGGAGAGGCTCTGGAGTCGTGGGAGAGCGTGGAGTCTGGAGTGGACGTGGTCATGAGTCACCTGGAAGCGGCACGAACCATCGCTCACCACGGGGGACTGTACCGCACCAACGCCGAGAGCAAACTCCAGG ATTTCCAGGAGCAGAAGGAGGTGCTGGAAATCTTCTGTACGGAGTTTCAGATGAGGCTTTTATGGGGCAGCCGCGGCTCTGAAGGAAGCCAGTCCGAGCGCTACGAGAAGTTTGACAAGGTCCTCACCGCTCTGTCCCACAAGCTAGAACCTCCTGTACGGCACAGCGAATTATAG
- the sh2d3ca gene encoding SH2 domain-containing protein 3C isoform X4 translates to MTERCSLWSALSAAACCFYRGSFMQVQFSKEKYLLESPPEKLRKELEDELKLSSSDMRSHGWYHGHIPREASETLVLRSGDFLVRDSLSTVGDYVLTCRWQQEVIHCRISKVLVKGGQTKIQYMLEHETFDSVPALVRHHAGTGRPVCPRTGAQLLCPVNRTLPLRYLEATFALAGGRPGSTHSPSTQRGAHIKRRSVTMTDGLTTEKIIPHSPSTLHHKDAMRNCAMSMDQIQEYRCPLSPVGETPLSPAYSSISRHRHGSGGRVLAVIPPSPVMRRSSDPHLSPSSSNNNLPCSDATPCTHSTPAHGYPSESSEPGGSYCELRPGQAPIPPCKSYVERLRVEEGQTPGSGAPDGLESFMLPLVETSSSFKPGKYQSALLPAENKPLEMSVLKRVKELLAEVDPKTAAKHITKADCTVARILGVTKEMQRMMGVSSGLELLTLPHGHQLRLDLLERFYTMSIMMAVDLLGCTGSTEERAALLHKTIQLAAELKSNMGNMYGFAAVMRALELPQISRLEQTWITLRQRHTEGAILYEKKLKPFLKAMNDGKETCVLSNTSFPHVVPVLSLLERGVAAGEALESWESVESGVDVVMSHLEAARTIAHHGGLYRTNAESKLQDFQEQKEVLEIFCTEFQMRLLWGSRGSEGSQSERYEKFDKVLTALSHKLEPPVRHSEL, encoded by the exons TTCTCCAAGGAGAAGTACCTGCTGGAGTCGCCCCCGGAGAAGCTCAGGAAGGAGCTGGAGGACGAGCTCAAACTCAGTAGCAGTGACATGAGGAGCCACGGCTGGTACCATGGCCATATTCCACGAGAG GCTTCAGAAACGTTGGTTCTGCGTAGCGGTGACTTCCTCGTGCGGGACTCCCTGTCGACCGTGGGAGACTACGTCCTCACGTGTCGCTGGCAGCAGGAAGTCATCCACTGTCGGATCAGCAAAGTCCTGGTCAAAGGCGGGCAAACCAAAATCCAGTACATGCTGGAGCACGAGACCTTCGACTCTGTCCCCGCGCTGGTCAGGCACCATGCTGGCACGGGGCGGCCCGTGTGCCCTCGCACCGGAGCCCAGCTGCTGTGTCCGGTCAACCGCACGCTGCCGCTCAGGTACCTGGAGGCCACGTTTGCTTTGGCCGGTGGGAGACCGGGGTCTACACATTCACCATCGACCCAGAGGGGGGCGCACATCAAGAGACGAAGCGTTACCATGACGGATGGACTGACCACGGAGAAGATCATTCCTCACAG CCCTTCTACGTTGCACCATAAGGATGCCATGAGGAACTGCGCCATGAGCATGGATCAGATCCAAGAGTACCGCTGCCCGCTGTCTCCTGTGGGAGAAACACCTCTTTCACCTGCCTACAGCTCCA TCTCCCGTCACAGGCATGGCTCGGGAGGGCGTGTCCTCGCTGTGATCCCGCCTTCTCCGGTGATGCGGCGCTCCAGCGACCCCCATCTCTCGCCGTCCTCCTCCAATAACAACCTTCCCTGCTCAGACGCGACCCCCTGCACTCACTCCACGCCGGCTCACGGTTACCCGTCCGAGAGTTCGGAGCCGGGCGGCAGCTACTGCGAGCTGAGACCCGGTCAAGCCCCCATTCCTCCTTGCAAGAGCTACGTGGAGAGGCTGAGGGTGGAGGAGGGCCAAACCCCCGGCTCCGGAGCCCCAGATGGGCTGGAGAGCTTCATGCTCCCCCTGGTGGAGACCAGCTCCTCCTTCAAGCCTGGGAAATACCAGTCCGCTCTGCTGCCAGCCGAGAATAAACCTCTGGAGATGAGCGTGTTGAAGAGGGTGAAGGAGCTGCTGGCCGAGGTGGATCCCAAAACAGCCGCCAAGCACATCACCAAGGCAGACTGCACG GTTGCTAGGATACTGGGCGTTACCAAGGAGATGCAGAGGATGATGGGAGTGAGCTCGGGGCTGGAGCTGCTGACTCTTCCGCATGGACACCAGCTAAGACTGGATCTGCTGGAGAG GTTTTACACCATGTCTATAATGATGGCGGTGGATTTGTTGGGTTGCACGGGCAGCACAGAGGAGAGAGCAGCCCTCCTGCATAAAACCATCCAGCTGGCTGCTGAACTCAAGAGCAACATGGGCAACATGTACGGATTCGCCGCCGTCATGAGAGCCCTGGAGCTGCCGCAG ATCTCACGGCTGGAGCAGACGTGGATCACACTgcgacagagacacacagaaggTGCAATCCTCTATGAGAAAAAGCTCAAGCCGTTCCTGAAGGCCATGAATGATGGGAAAG AGACCTGTGTGCTCTCAAACACGTCTTTCCCTCACGTGGTGCCGGTGTTGTCGCTGCTGGAGCGTGGCGTAGCTGCTGGAGAGGCTCTGGAGTCGTGGGAGAGCGTGGAGTCTGGAGTGGACGTGGTCATGAGTCACCTGGAAGCGGCACGAACCATCGCTCACCACGGGGGACTGTACCGCACCAACGCCGAGAGCAAACTCCAGG ATTTCCAGGAGCAGAAGGAGGTGCTGGAAATCTTCTGTACGGAGTTTCAGATGAGGCTTTTATGGGGCAGCCGCGGCTCTGAAGGAAGCCAGTCCGAGCGCTACGAGAAGTTTGACAAGGTCCTCACCGCTCTGTCCCACAAGCTAGAACCTCCTGTACGGCACAGCGAATTATAG